One genomic region from Ralstonia pickettii DTP0602 encodes:
- a CDS encoding transcriptional regulator, whose protein sequence is MPDCGSSHGLRMMIRIPAPSGAPTAPMKPPTIDRFFSRVYVLKLVQSSPSTVLNLVDRLRERGIDKNIRSLRPVLRSLMMARAITAELVEGSGRVYCITERGRAELEQYIAHLAVLKADLVPGDGDDAHQGCATT, encoded by the coding sequence GTGCCCGACTGCGGCAGCAGTCATGGGCTGCGCATGATGATCAGGATTCCCGCACCATCGGGTGCGCCGACAGCGCCCATGAAACCGCCTACCATTGACCGGTTTTTTTCCCGCGTCTACGTTCTCAAGCTCGTCCAGTCAAGCCCGTCCACGGTCCTGAACCTGGTTGACCGCCTGCGCGAGCGCGGCATCGACAAGAACATCCGCTCGCTGCGGCCGGTGCTGCGCAGCCTGATGATGGCGCGTGCCATCACCGCCGAACTGGTCGAAGGCAGCGGCCGTGTCTACTGCATTACCGAACGCGGGCGCGCCGAGCTGGAGCAGTACATAGCGCATCTCGCCGTGCTGAAGGCGGACCTGGTGCCGGGCGACGGCGACGACGCCCATCAAGGCTGCGCTACCACATAG
- a CDS encoding diguanylate cyclase (K11444: wspR; two-component system, chemotaxis family, response regulator WspR [EC:2.7.7.65]) — MQTEQPAPTRHASPGAATQEYVAMVLLVDDQAMVGEAVRRALSTEPDIDFHYCANPDEAVAVAERTKPTVILQDLVMPGVDGLTLVRRYRDNAATRDIPIIVLSTKEEAAMKSAAFAAGANDYLVKLPDSIELIARIRYHSRSYLNLLQRDEAYRALRQSQQQLLETNLELQRLTNSDGLTGLSNRRYFDEYLGAEWRRAQREQTQVALLMIDVDSFKAYNDTYGHVAGDEVLRRVAAVLRDNCTRAADLPARFGGEEFSMVLPGTSPGGVRLLAEKVRRAVEALRIVHSGSTTSDCVTVSIGGAVLVPQPAEPASRLVEVADGGLYQAKRNGRNQVMMSLP, encoded by the coding sequence ATGCAAACCGAACAGCCAGCCCCTACCAGACACGCCAGCCCTGGCGCGGCCACGCAAGAGTACGTGGCGATGGTGCTGCTGGTGGACGACCAGGCCATGGTCGGCGAGGCCGTCCGCCGCGCCCTGTCGACCGAGCCGGACATCGACTTCCACTACTGCGCCAACCCCGACGAGGCGGTCGCCGTGGCCGAGCGCACCAAGCCCACCGTGATCCTGCAGGACCTGGTGATGCCGGGCGTTGACGGCCTCACGCTGGTCAGGCGCTACCGCGACAACGCCGCCACGCGCGATATCCCGATCATCGTGCTGTCGACCAAGGAAGAAGCCGCGATGAAGAGCGCGGCGTTCGCTGCCGGGGCCAACGACTACCTGGTCAAGCTGCCCGACAGCATCGAACTGATCGCGCGCATCCGCTACCACTCGCGCTCCTACCTCAACTTGCTGCAGCGCGACGAGGCTTATCGCGCGCTGCGGCAAAGCCAGCAGCAGCTGCTCGAGACCAACCTGGAGCTGCAGCGGCTGACCAATTCGGACGGCCTGACCGGGCTGTCCAACCGCCGCTACTTCGACGAATACCTCGGCGCCGAATGGCGCCGCGCGCAGCGCGAGCAGACGCAAGTGGCGCTGCTGATGATCGATGTCGACAGTTTCAAGGCGTACAACGACACTTACGGACACGTTGCCGGCGACGAGGTGCTGCGCCGCGTCGCCGCGGTGCTCCGCGACAACTGCACGCGTGCGGCCGACCTGCCGGCGCGCTTTGGCGGCGAAGAATTTTCGATGGTGCTGCCGGGCACCTCGCCTGGCGGCGTGCGGCTGCTGGCCGAAAAGGTGCGACGCGCGGTCGAGGCGCTGCGCATCGTCCACAGCGGCTCGACCACCAGCGACTGCGTCACCGTCAGCATCGGTGGTGCCGTACTGGTGCCGCAGCCTGCGGAGCCGGCAAGCCGGCTGGTGGAAGTGGCGGACGGCGGCCTCTACCAGGCCAAGCGCAATGGCCGCAACCAGGTGATGATGTCATTGCCGTGA
- a CDS encoding chemotaxis protein CheY (regulates chemotaxis by demethylation of methyl-accepting chemotaxis proteins~K13491: wspF; two-component system, chemotaxis family, response regulator WspF [EC:3.1.1.61]) — MKIGIVNDSPLAVAALRRALALDPSFEIAWVAGDGAQAVQMAASHTPDLILMDLLMPVMDGVEATRRIMAETPCAIVVVTMDLGRNASQVFDAMGHGAIDAVDTPTLAEADAQLAAGPLLRKLRNIGRLLAGRVAPQHTLAAPPRAVAAPRLVAIGASAGGPAALATLLGALPADFGAAVVTVQHVDEAFAAGMADWLDGQCALPVRLARPGDTPQAGTVLLAGTNDHLRLTGPTRMAYTEQPCDYLYRPSIDVFFESVVEHWRGDVVGVLLTGMGRDGALGLKAMRERGFLTIAQDRATSAVYGMPKAAAAMGAAAEILPLPRIAPRLVQVCGSRTVLP, encoded by the coding sequence ATGAAAATCGGCATCGTCAACGACTCGCCACTCGCGGTGGCCGCGCTGCGCCGGGCGCTTGCGCTCGATCCGTCCTTCGAGATCGCCTGGGTCGCCGGCGACGGCGCGCAGGCGGTGCAGATGGCCGCCAGCCACACGCCGGACCTGATCCTGATGGACCTGCTGATGCCGGTGATGGACGGCGTCGAGGCCACGCGCCGCATCATGGCCGAAACGCCCTGTGCGATCGTGGTGGTGACCATGGACCTGGGCCGCAATGCCTCGCAGGTGTTCGACGCGATGGGCCACGGCGCCATCGATGCGGTCGACACCCCCACGCTGGCCGAAGCCGATGCCCAGCTCGCCGCCGGGCCGCTGTTGCGCAAGCTGCGCAATATCGGCCGGCTGCTGGCGGGCCGCGTTGCACCGCAGCACACGCTGGCGGCGCCGCCACGCGCGGTGGCCGCGCCGCGGCTGGTGGCCATCGGCGCCTCGGCCGGCGGGCCTGCCGCGCTGGCCACGCTGCTGGGCGCGCTGCCGGCCGATTTCGGCGCGGCGGTGGTCACGGTGCAGCATGTCGACGAGGCCTTTGCCGCCGGCATGGCCGACTGGCTTGACGGCCAGTGCGCGCTGCCGGTGCGCCTGGCGCGCCCCGGCGACACGCCGCAGGCGGGCACGGTGCTGCTGGCAGGCACCAACGACCACCTGCGCCTGACCGGCCCCACGCGCATGGCCTACACTGAGCAACCGTGCGACTACCTGTACCGGCCCTCCATCGATGTCTTCTTTGAAAGCGTGGTGGAGCACTGGCGCGGCGACGTGGTCGGCGTGCTGCTGACCGGCATGGGGCGCGACGGCGCACTGGGACTGAAGGCGATGCGCGAGCGCGGCTTCCTCACCATCGCCCAGGACCGCGCCACCAGCGCCGTGTACGGCATGCCCAAGGCCGCCGCGGCCATGGGCGCCGCCGCCGAAATCCTGCCGCTGCCGCGCATCGCGCCGCGCCTGGTGCAGGTATGCGGCAGCCGTACCGTACTACCCTGA
- a CDS encoding membrane protein, which translates to MRIRSQKDFASGLMFVLVGLGFSWVARGYSMGTAAKMGPGYFPFLLGLVLAALGAVVLLSSLSSRGEEDHLARWDVKTLLWILGSVVLFGLLLKPLGVVLSVFVLVMVSSMASHEFSWKGALLNAVVLVLISLGAFVYGINLQMPVWPAFITG; encoded by the coding sequence TTGCGCATACGCAGCCAAAAGGACTTTGCCTCCGGCCTGATGTTCGTTCTGGTCGGTCTGGGCTTTTCCTGGGTCGCTCGCGGCTATTCCATGGGAACGGCCGCAAAGATGGGACCCGGATATTTCCCCTTCCTGCTGGGACTGGTGCTTGCCGCGCTTGGCGCGGTGGTGCTGTTGTCTTCGCTGTCGTCCAGGGGCGAGGAAGACCATCTCGCACGCTGGGACGTAAAGACGCTGCTGTGGATCCTGGGCTCGGTGGTGCTGTTCGGCCTGCTGCTCAAGCCGCTGGGCGTGGTGCTGTCGGTGTTCGTGCTGGTCATGGTGTCGTCGATGGCGAGCCATGAGTTCAGCTGGAAGGGTGCGCTGCTCAACGCCGTGGTGCTGGTGCTGATCAGCCTGGGCGCCTTCGTCTACGGCATCAACCTGCAGATGCCGGTGTGGCCGGCCTTCATCACCGGTTAA
- a CDS encoding chemotaxis protein CheA (K13490: wspE; two-component system, chemotaxis family, sensor histidine kinase and response regulator WspE) produces MNPEQLRDASLLELFALEAESQADVLNAGLLALERNPAAADQLEACMRAAHSLKGAARIVGLDGGVRVAHAMEDCLVAAQGGMPLTAAHIDALLQGTDLLLRIGHPPGGDLGWADGAGRAQIEAVVQRLGTLDGGAAAPFATAPAPLPDQAQVVEAEPEPAAFAPPLADSAEPLAAPPPQTPSPAAAADGHERMLRVSADTLDQLLALSGEAMVESHWLRPFGKSLQKARRQQARALHAADTLKETLQQVLDGNAGAAGDARAALTTLRELLDDGHSQLAERLEEFDQYDHRATRLARRLYDSALASRMRPLADGLTGYARMVRDLGRTLGKSVHLELIGAGTQVDRDILEALDAPLAHLLRNAVDHGIEPPEIRAAQGKPAEGRITLQARHNAGRLVIEIFDDGAGVDLEALRRAIVRRRLASDDTAARLSQPELLDFLLLPGFSMRDTVSEVSGRGVGLDAVQEMVRRVRGSLRLTQQSGQGLHFQLELPLTLSVVRTLLVEVAGEAYAFPLGRVLRAAAVARSEIEQTEGHQHFRHEGRAVGLVSAAQVLQRPESAQEHDDVPVVIVGEAERTYGIAVDRMLGERLLVVQPLPAALGKVKDIAAGSLTDDGTPVLIFDVEDVIRSVEKLVSEGRIAGVRQAAAAAVQVRARRVLVIDDSLTVRELQRKLLAGRGYDVAVAVDGMDGWNVLRAEPFDLVITDIDMPRMDGIELVRRIRQDAALRQLPVMVVSYKDREQDRQRGLEAGADYYLAKGSFHDAALLDAVQDLIGEART; encoded by the coding sequence GCAGGGCGGCATGCCGCTGACCGCCGCGCATATCGATGCGCTGCTGCAAGGCACGGACCTGCTGCTGCGCATCGGCCATCCGCCCGGCGGCGACCTGGGCTGGGCCGACGGCGCCGGCCGCGCGCAGATCGAGGCGGTGGTGCAGCGGCTGGGCACGCTGGATGGCGGCGCGGCGGCGCCGTTCGCCACGGCACCGGCGCCGCTGCCGGATCAAGCGCAAGTCGTCGAAGCCGAACCGGAGCCCGCCGCTTTCGCGCCACCCCTTGCGGATAGCGCCGAGCCGCTGGCCGCGCCACCACCGCAAACGCCGTCCCCTGCGGCTGCGGCCGATGGCCACGAACGTATGCTGCGCGTCAGCGCCGACACCCTCGACCAGTTGCTGGCGCTGTCCGGCGAGGCCATGGTCGAGTCGCACTGGCTGCGCCCCTTCGGCAAGTCGCTGCAGAAGGCCAGGCGCCAGCAAGCGCGCGCGCTGCATGCCGCCGATACGCTGAAGGAGACGTTGCAGCAGGTGCTGGACGGCAACGCCGGCGCGGCCGGCGACGCGCGCGCGGCGCTGACAACCTTGCGCGAGCTGCTGGACGACGGCCACAGCCAGCTCGCCGAACGGCTGGAAGAGTTCGACCAGTACGACCATCGCGCCACGCGGCTGGCGCGCCGGCTCTATGACAGCGCGCTGGCCTCGCGCATGCGGCCGCTGGCGGACGGCCTGACCGGCTACGCTCGCATGGTGCGCGACCTCGGCCGCACCCTCGGCAAGTCCGTGCACCTGGAGCTGATCGGCGCGGGCACGCAGGTGGACCGCGACATCCTGGAAGCGCTGGACGCGCCGCTGGCGCACCTGTTGCGCAACGCCGTCGACCACGGCATCGAGCCGCCCGAGATACGCGCCGCGCAGGGCAAGCCCGCCGAGGGCCGCATCACGCTGCAGGCGCGCCACAATGCGGGCCGGCTGGTGATCGAAATCTTCGACGACGGCGCGGGCGTTGACCTGGAGGCGCTGCGGCGCGCCATCGTGCGCCGGCGCCTGGCCTCGGACGACACCGCCGCACGGCTGTCGCAGCCCGAGTTGCTCGACTTCCTGCTGCTGCCCGGCTTCAGCATGCGCGACACCGTGTCCGAGGTCTCGGGCCGCGGCGTGGGCCTGGACGCGGTGCAGGAAATGGTGCGCCGCGTGCGCGGCAGCCTGCGCCTGACGCAGCAGTCGGGGCAAGGCCTGCATTTCCAGCTGGAGCTACCGCTGACGCTGTCGGTGGTGCGCACGCTGCTGGTGGAGGTCGCGGGCGAAGCCTATGCCTTTCCGCTGGGCCGCGTGCTGCGCGCGGCCGCGGTGGCACGCAGCGAGATCGAGCAGACCGAAGGCCACCAGCATTTCCGCCACGAAGGCCGCGCGGTGGGCCTGGTCAGCGCCGCGCAGGTGCTGCAGCGGCCCGAGAGCGCGCAAGAGCACGACGATGTGCCGGTGGTGATCGTGGGCGAGGCGGAGCGGACCTACGGCATCGCCGTCGACCGCATGCTGGGCGAGCGGCTGCTGGTGGTGCAGCCGCTGCCGGCGGCGCTGGGCAAGGTCAAGGACATTGCCGCCGGCAGCCTGACCGACGACGGCACGCCGGTGCTGATCTTCGACGTGGAGGACGTGATCCGCTCGGTCGAGAAGCTGGTATCCGAGGGCCGCATCGCCGGCGTGCGCCAGGCAGCAGCGGCCGCTGTGCAAGTGCGCGCGCGGCGCGTACTGGTGATTGATGACTCGCTCACCGTGCGCGAACTGCAGCGCAAGCTGCTGGCCGGGCGTGGCTACGACGTGGCGGTGGCGGTCGATGGCATGGACGGCTGGAACGTGCTGCGCGCCGAGCCCTTCGACCTGGTCATCACGGATATCGACATGCCGCGCATGGACGGCATCGAGCTGGTGCGCCGCATCCGGCAGGACGCCGCGCTGCGCCAGCTGCCGGTGATGGTGGTGTCGTACAAGGACCGAGAACAGGACCGCCAGCGTGGCCTGGAGGCCGGCGCAGACTACTATCTGGCCAAGGGCAGTTTCCACGACGCCGCGCTGCTGGACGCGGTACAGGATTTGATCGGCGAGGCACGCACATGA